From the genome of Argentina anserina chromosome 4, drPotAnse1.1, whole genome shotgun sequence, one region includes:
- the LOC126790788 gene encoding S-protein homolog 5-like — protein sequence MKIINSILLLCGLAFFVIFMSLLEPQNLLATEFDVRVINGFTNNSSLPLVIWCSSKENDLGGRALQEKDDFSWRLRTNIWGSTNHFVCTMKWDARRRRFDAFKIPRDVQRCGPFRKCSWLVREDGFYFSSDEVNWKKDFSW from the coding sequence ATGAAAATCATTAACAGCATTCTCCTCCTGTGTGGCCTTGCATTCTTCGTCATCTTTATGTCTCTGTTGGAACCCCAGAACTTGCTGGCCACCGAATTCGACGTTCGAGTCATCAACGGCTTCACAAACAACTCGTCCCTGCCACTGGTCATCTGGTGTTCGTCTAAAGAGAATGATCTCGGTGGACGTGCGCTTCAGGAGAAGGATGACTTCAGTTGGAGGCTGAGGACTAACATCTGGGGCTCGACTAACCATTTCGTGTGCACGATGAAATGGGATGCAAGGCGAAGGCGCTTCGACGCCTTCAAGATTCCGAGAGATGTTCAACGGTGTGGCCCTTTCCGGAAGTGCTCATGGCTGGTGAGGGAGGATGGGTTTTATTTCAGCAGCGATGAAGTAAACTGGAAAAAGGACTTTTCATGGtag
- the LOC126792039 gene encoding self-incompatibility protein S1-like has translation MDRLASFSLLLLLTLSIVSSSMADFKANVFNSLPGNADLAVHCKSAGSDLGTQTITYNHDFTWTINNVLNCDLSWGTVKGNFDLYDPKRDAARCAYANTCFWRAQPDGLYLFIKDHKRLELQFKWPGKILA, from the coding sequence ATGGATAGACTAGCCTCCTTCTCCCTTCTCCTTCTGTTGACACTGTCCATTGTTAGCTCATCAATGGCTGACTTTAAGGCCAATGTTTTTAACAGCTTGCCCGGCAACGCCGACCTCGCTGTTCATTGTAAATCTGCAGGTTCAGACTTGGGCACACAAACTATAACCTATAATCATGACTTCACCTGGACCATCAATAACGTTCTGAACTGTGATCTGAGTTGGGGCACTGTGAAGGGAAATTTCGATCTCTATGATCCGAAAAGAGATGCAGCAAGGTGTGCTTACGCTAACACTTGCTTCTGGCGTGCGCAGCCGGATGGCTTGTATCTATTCATCAAGGATCATAAGAGGCTGGAGTTGCAGTTTAAATGGCCGGGAAAGATTTTGGCTTAG